In Mercurialis annua linkage group LG5, ddMerAnnu1.2, whole genome shotgun sequence, a single genomic region encodes these proteins:
- the LOC126680619 gene encoding protein ALTERED PHOSPHATE STARVATION RESPONSE 1 — MGCASSKVDDLPAVALCRERCSFLDEAINQRFLLADAHRVYIECLKTVGNSLHVFIQQDYGGGGSGLNLPFTHKKVDPVIDEGRGSSPKKNRHSHSNSGSGSHLHFHSDSEEDDDDDSVSHIHHSDHSSPLHDMGGGGGHMQYMGSEYMGMQDMYSGGGGGAGGGGGGGGYLHMNYMKNKATSSVVYEQRPMTPETVRFGEYYNNNSNNNPYQANYFGYPNYYGDGGGGGGGGGGGYYGSQPPPYGSMQPAAAVASSSKRPPPPPPPPPSSSPWDFLNLFESNESYYPAYTPSRDSKELREEEGIPDLEEENYQHEVVKEVHGHEKYVDGGGGGGGGPSGGVYSSKSVMMDDGDAKGGGGSNSVEASLYQTRPSVSMENEGLEYEVHVVEKKVVDNERSDEHKNAGFKRGGGLRDVSQVAFEIKIQFERASESGQEIALMLEVGRLPYHRKHVSKMLQGVTPSLSLISSQPSTSKSTEASSSADKADQFAIDEDLLIRSKNLSSTLQKLHLWEKKLYSEVKTEEKMRVDHERKLRKLKHLDERGAEAHKVDATRISIRDLSTKIKIAIQVVDKISITINKIRDEELWPQLNLLIQGLTRMWKSMLECHQYQCQAIKEAKGLGSIGLSKNSGDEHLTATLKLEHDLLCWTSSFSSWIGTQKGYVRALNNWLSKCLLYEPEETPDGIAPFSPGRIGAPPVFVICNQWAQAMDAISEKEVIDAMRSFASNVLKLWEQDILEMRQRMTANKDLERKVKTLDRQDQRIHKEIQALDKKIVLVAGDAYSLSVAGNIVYQSDTSNSSLQGSLQRIFESMEKFMSELTKAYEELIQRTEEERLAREHDRVS; from the exons ATGGGTTGTGCTAGCTCCAAGGTTGATGATCTTCCGGCAGTGGCGTTATGCCGTGAGAGGTGTAGTTTTCTTGACGAAGCGATTAACCAGAGGTTTTTATTAGCTGATGCTCATAGAGTTTATATTGAGTGTTTAAAAACTGTTGGGAATTCTTTGCATGTTTTTATCCAGCAGGATTATGGCGGCGGTGGGTCGGGTTTGAATTTACCGTTTACGCATAAGAAGGTGGATCCGGTTATTGATGAAGGTAGAGGCTCTTCACCTAAGAAGAATCGTCACTCGCACTCGAATTCGGGTTCGGGTTCCCATCTTCATTTTCATTCGGATTCTGAGGAGGATGACGATGACGATTCTGTTTCGCATATTCATCACTCTGATCATTCTTCTCCTTTGCATGATATGGGTGGTGGTGGTGGGCATATGCAGTATATGGGTTCTGAGTATATGGGTATGCAGGATATGTATTCTGGCGGCGGAGGTGGTGCTGGTGGTGGAGGAGGTGGAGGTGGGTATTTGCATATGAATTATATGAAGAATAAAGCAACATCTTCGGTTGTTTATGAGCAGAGACCTATGACTCCTGAGACTGTTCGTTTTGGCGagtattataataataattctaataataatCCTTATCAGGCGAATTACTTTGGATATCCTAATTATTATGgtgatggtggtggtggtggtggtggaggggGAGGTGGTTACTATGGTTCTCAACCTCCTCCTTATGGATCTATGCAGCCGGCGGCAGCTGTGGCTTCATCTTCGAAGCGGCCACCGCCGCCACCACCGCCCCCTCCTTCGAGTTCACCGTGGGAtttcttgaatttgtttgagAGTAATGAGAGTTATTACCCTGCTTATACTCCGAGTCGGGACTCAAAGGAGTTGAGAGAAGAGGAAGGGATTCCTGATTTGGAAGAGGAGAATTACCAACATGAGGTTGTTAAGGAGGTTCATGGTCATGAGAAGTACGTcgatggtggtggtggtggtgggggTGGTCCTAGTGGCGGTGTTTACTCGTCGAAATCAGTGATGATGGATGACGGTGATGCTAAGGGTGGTGGTGGTAGTAATAGTGTTGAGGCTTCACTTTATCAAACTCGACCTAGTGTGTCTATGGAAAATGAAGGATTGGAGTATGAGGTGCATGTAGTGGAGAAGAAAGTTGTCGATAATGAGAGGTCGGATGAGCATAAAAATGCTGGATTTAAAAGAGGAGGTGGGCTAAGAGATGTTTCTCAAGTTGCTTTTGAAATCAAGATTCAATTTGAGAGAGCTTCTGAGTCTGGTCAAGAAATTGCATTGATGCTTGAAGTTGGAAGGCTTCCTTATCACCGTAAGCATG TTTCCAAGATGTTGCAAGGAGTCACTCCTTCGTTATCTCTAATATCCTCACAGCCATCTACTTCAAAAAGTACCGAGGCATCATCCTCCGCTGATAAGGCTGATCAATTTGcaattgacgaggatttgttaaTAAGGTCGAAAAACCTTTCTTCCACTTTGCAGAAGCTGCATCTCTGGGAGAAGAAACTGTACAGTGAAGTTAAG ACTGAGGAGAAAATGCGGGTAGACCATGAGAGGAAGCTTCGTAAACTGAAGCATTTGGATGAGAGAGGTGCCGAGGCTCATAAAGTTGATGCAACTCGAATTTCGATTAGGGATCTgtctacaaaaataaaaattgcaaTTCAAGTTGTAGATAAGATATCTATCACAATAAACAAAATTAGGGATGAAGAGCTATGGCCGCAACTAAATCTATTGATTCAGGG GTTAACCAGGATGTGGAAAAGTATGCTGGAATGCCATCAGTATCAGTGTCAAGCTATTAAAGAAGCTAAAGGATTAGGTTCTATCGGATTGAGTAAAAATTCTGGTGATGAGCATCTTACAGCCACGTTGAAGCTTGAGCATGATCTTCTTTGTTGGACTTCTAGCTTTTCTAGTTGGATAGGAACCCAGAAGGGATATGTGAGAGCCTTGAACAATTGGCTCAGTAAATGTCTATTATATGAACCAGAAGAAACTCCAGATGGAATCGCTCCCTTTTCACCCGGCAGGATAGGTGCACCTCCAGTGTTTGTCATATGTAATCAGTGGGCACAGGCTATGGATGCAATCTCTGAGAAGGAAGTCATTGATGCTATGCGCAGTTTTGCCTCAAATGTGCTTAAGCTTTGGGAACAGGATATACTAGAAATGCGGCAGAGAATGACGGCCAACAAAGATTTGGAGAGAAAAGTTAAGACTTTAGATAGACAAGATCAAAGGATACACAAGGAGATTCAAGCATTAGACAAGAAAATTGTTCTTGTTGCTGGAGATGCTTATAGTCTCTCAGTGGCTGGAAACATTGTATATCAGAGCGACACTAGTAACAGTAGCCTACAAGGAAGTCTACAACGTATTTTTGAGTCCATGGAGAAGTTCATGTCTGAGTTGACAAAGGCATATGAGGAGCTGATTCAACGCACTGAAGAAGAAAGGCTTGCCCGAGAGCATGACAGAGTCTCTTAG